One region of Quercus lobata isolate SW786 chromosome 2, ValleyOak3.0 Primary Assembly, whole genome shotgun sequence genomic DNA includes:
- the LOC115977156 gene encoding uncharacterized methyltransferase At2g41040, chloroplastic, with protein sequence MAIVSTSSLRPLHQSSSFPKCPNFSHYSRFRPRLHFSSLRLSSSAIRATAAVAVEPDLGTLQNQKLEVDLFACPVCYEPLIRKGPPGFNLPAIYRSGFKCKRCNKSYSSKDIYLDLTITAGLREYSEVKPTGTELFRSPLVSFLYERGWRQNFNQSGFPGPDEEFNMAQDYFKSAEGGLLVDVSCGSGLFSRKFAKSGTYSRVIALDFSENMLRQCYDFIKSDDTLLTTNLALVRADVSRLPFSSGSVDAVHAGAALHCWPSPSNAIAEITRILRSGGVFVGTTFLRYNSSTPWIIRTLRESSRQNYIYLTEEEIKDVCTSCGLTNYSSKVQQYFIMFSAQKP encoded by the exons ATGGCCATAGTCTCCACCTCATCCCTTCGCCCTCTTCACCAATCTTCTTCATTCCCTAAATGCCCCAACTTTTCTCATTATTCCCGATTTCGTCCCCGCCTCCACTTTTCCTCTCTCCGCCTCTCCTCCTCCGCCATTCGTGCCACCGCAGCGGTTGCCGTAGAACCG GATTTAGGCACACTGCAGAATCAGAAATTAGAAGTAGATTTGTTTGCTTGCCCTGTATGTTATGAACCACTGATAAGAAAAGGCCCTCCAGGTTTTAACTT GCCAGCAATCTACAGGTCTGGCTTCAAGTGTAAACGATGCAATAAATCATACTCCAGCAAAGACATATATCTGGATCTCACGATTACTGCTGGTTTGAGGGAGTACTCTGAAGTCAAACCAACTGGGACTGAGCTATTCCG GAGTCCACTTGTTTCATTCTTGTATGAAAGAGGCTGGCGTCAGAATTTTAACCAAAGTGGTTTCCCTGGGCCTGATGAAGAG TTCAATATGGCTCAAGATTACTTTAAGTCTGCTGAAGGAGGTCTTCTGGTAGATGTTAGCTGTGGGAGTGGTTTGTTTTCCAGAAAGTTTGCCAAATCTGGGACCTATTCTAGAGTTATCGCACTTGATTTTTCTGAAAATATGCTTCGCCAATGTTATGATTTCATTAAGAGTGATGATACTCTTTTAACTAC TAATCTTGCTCTTGTAAGGGCAGATGTTTCTAGACTTCCCTTCTCATCAGGTTCAGTTGATGCTGTTCATGCTGGTGCAGCCTTGCATTGCTGGCCATCTCCTTCGAATGCT ATTGCGGAAATCACTCGCATATTGCGAAGTGGTGGTGTCTTTGTAGGAACCACTTTTCTGCGATACAATTCATCTACTCCTTGGATAATACGCACTTTGAGGGAG AGTTCTCGGCAGAACTATATCTACTTGACAGAGGAAGAGATCAAGGACGTGTGCACATCATGTGGTCTTACAAACTACTCAAGCAAAGTTCAGCAATATTTCATCATGTTTTCTGCTCAGAAGCCATGA
- the LOC115977157 gene encoding probable flavin-containing monooxygenase 1 translates to MEKRVAIIGAGTSGLLACKYILEKGFNPIVFEAKEGVGGLWNHTIESTKLQNSKESYQFTDFPWPASVQEVCPTHTQVLEYLKSYAQHFGFIPYIKFNSKVIDIDYVGEPSEEMESWDLWGGTSKPFCSKGKWHIVVQDTKCCSTEVHQVEFVVLCIGRFSGVPNIPEFPPDQGPEMFEGKVIHSMDYSEMGSASAAELIRRKRIVIIGSLKSAVDIAAECANANGVQYPCTMILRTAHWLLPSSTFWGVSLGFLYCNRLSELLVHKPGEPFLLKFLATMLSPLRWGVSKFAESYLRWKLPLKKHGLIPKQSFLQDLSSCRVGFLPENFYDKVEEGCIVLKKSQSFSFCKDGLIINGEPQPLKADLVILATGYKGDQKLKKMFKSQIFQKYIVGSASSIVPLYRQIIHPRIPQLAIIGYAEGFSNLCTSEIRCQWLAHLLDGNFELPGIREMEKDVIMWENNMKQYAGRYFQRSCIGNVNIWYNDQLCKDMGTKHKRKKGIFAEYFQPYGPTDYAGLTSLNQQRGMKID, encoded by the exons atgGAGAAACGGGTGGCGATCATTGGGGCCGGAACGAGTGGCCTTCTTGCTTGCAAGTACATATTGGAGAAGGGCTTTAATCCCATTGTTTTTGAAGCTAAAGAGGGCGTAGGAGGACTATGGAATCATACTATAGAGTCCACCAAACTCCAAAATTCCAAAGAATCTTACCAATTTACAGATTTCCCATGGCCTGCTTCAGTGCAAGAAGTGTGTCCTACTCACACTCAAGTGCTGGAGTATCTTAAATCCTATGCTCAGCACTTTGGCTTCATTCCTTACATCAAATTCAACTCCAAAGTCATTGATATAGACTATGTTGGAGAGCCTTCTGAAGAGATGGAGTCATGGGATCTATGGGGAGGAACTAGCAAGCCTTTTTGCTCTAAAGGGAAATGGCACATTGTCGTGCAAGATACTAAATGTTGCTCCACAGAG GTTCACCAAGTTGAGTTTGTGGTTCTTTGTATTGGACGATTCAGTGGTGTCCCAAACATACCCGAGTTCCCTCCAGATCAAGGCCCTGAAATGTTCGAAGGTAAGGTGATCCATTCCATGGACTACTCTGAAATGGGCAGTGCCAGTGCAGCAGAATTGATCAGAAGAAAGAGAATTGTAATCATTGGTTCACTGAAATCTGCGGTGGACATTGCAGCAGAATGTGCAAATGCAAATG GAGTTCAGTACCCTTGCACAATGATTCTAAGGACTGCACATTGGTTACTCCCCAGTAGCACTTTCTGGGGAGTAAGCCTTGGCTTCTTGTACTGCAATCGTCTTTCGGAGCTTCTGGTTCATAAGCCTGGTGAACCATTCCTACTCAAGTTTTTGGCTACCATGCTTTCACCCCTG AGATGGGGAGTCTCAAAATTTGCTGAGAGCTATCTTAGATGGAAACTCCCATTGAAGAAACATGGACTGATACCAAAACAAAGCTTTCTTCAAGATCTCTCTTCATGTCGGGTTGGATTTTTGCCCGAAAATTTTTATGACAAAGTGGAAGAAGGATGCATTGTTTTAAAGAAATCACAGAGCTTTAGCTTCTGTAAAGATGGTCTGATCATTAATGGAGAACCTCAGCCACTAAAAGCAGATCTTGTAATTCTAGCCACAGGATACAAAGGTGACCAAAAGCTTAAGAAAATGTTCAAATCTCAAATCTTCCAGAAGTACATTGTCGGTTCAGCAAGCTCAATAGTTCCCCTCTACAG ACAGATTATTCATCCTCGAATTCCACAACTAGCCATAATAGGATATGCAGAGGGTTTCTCCAATTTGTGTACCTCTGAAATTAGATGTCAATGGCTAGCACATTTGCTTGATGGGAACTTTGAATTGCCTGGTATAAGAGAGATGGAAAAGGATGTCATAATGTGGGAAAATAACATGAAGCAATATGCTGGAAGGTATTTCCAGAGGTCATGTATTGGGAACGTTAATATTTGGTACAATGATCAATTGTGCAAAGACATGGGAACTAAgcataaaagaaagaagggaataTTTGCAGAGTATTTTCAACCATATGGACCAACAGATTATGCAGGTCTCACCAGTTTGAACCAACAGCGAGGAATGAAGATCGACTAA
- the LOC115973811 gene encoding uncharacterized protein LOC115973811 — translation MILIRPVFVEMDDAKRRAMIKSLAVEQKKTGEVVIPKVPGSSAKRKQPPKSDRPYKQPKVSLEPVVGLMAEGVKTVTQAKHGTGKGLMRAPPVNEEKPPSLLRDDSKYALEKLKSIISAEDYEDLGNHSTEAMGETGLFAVGQSLVMMKGLMDRCLNREAALERIRTKAGRTEEELSQLYKWKSTMEQKFELSEQTRKEFEQRTEEAGKALKGKDEEVKELKKKLRQAGEDAVTEYRNSLDLLKELGGSFLQGFDDALRQIKKTYPDLDVSMITVNDQDQTSALPVASENTEDLFGEDAVQGEGESAPSKDVPAEEPKKVD, via the exons ATGATCTTAATCCGTCCTGTATTTGTAGAAATGGACGACGCTAAGAGAAGGGCAATGATAAAATCACtagccgtcgagcaaaagaagacgggtgaaGTTGTCATTCCTAAGGTGCCGGGGTCGTCGGCTAAGAGGAAGCAGCCGCCAAAGTCTGACCGTCCATACAAGCAACCGAAAGTTTCATTGGAGCCCGTGgtgggcttgatggctgagggcGTTAAGACCGTCACCCAAGCCAAACATGGAACCGGCAAGGGCCTAATGCGTGCCCCTCCCGTCAACGAGGAGAAACCTCCTTCCCTTCTCCGTGACGATTCGAAGTATGCCTTGGAGAAACTCAAGTCAATAATTTCGGCAGAGGACTACGAGGATCTGGGGAATCATTCGACGGAagcaatgggggagacgggttTATTCGCCGTTGGGCAG TCCTTGGTcatgatgaagggcttgatggatcgctgcctcaaccgtgaagcggctctTGAACGTATACGGACAAAGGCTGGGCGGACGGAGGAGGAACTTAGTCAACTGTACAAGTGGAAGTCCACAATGGAGCAGAAGTTTGAACTGTCTGAGCAGACCAGAAAAGAGTTCGAACAGAGGACGGAAgaagctgggaaggccttgaaggGTAAAGACGAGGAGGTGAAAGAGTTAAAGAAGAAACTCCGTCAAGCCGGAGAGGATGCCGTCACCGAGTATCGCAACTCTTTGGATTTATTGAAGGAGCTGGGGGGttcgttccttcaaggctttgacGATGCCCTCCGTCAGATAAAGAAGACCTACCCGGATCTTGACGTGTCCATGATAACCGTCAATGACCAAGATCAGACATCCGCTCTGCCCGTCGCTTCAGAAAACACGGAAGACCTGTTTGGTGAAGATGCTGTTCAGGGCGAAGGAGAGTCTGCTCCGTCGAAGGACGTTCCAGCTGAAGAGCCGAAAAAAGTAGATTAA